From a region of the Thermosipho melanesiensis BI429 genome:
- a CDS encoding thymidine kinase, producing the protein MVGKITVITGPMYSGKTTELLSFVEIYNIGRKKTIVFKPSIDNRYGEDIVSTHTGFKVSAIRISKSREILDYIRDSIDAVFVDEIQFFDLELVDVVKELVFKGIDVYCAGLDISYLENPFETTAKLLAMADEVIKKKAVCEKCGEHRATYSYKIIPNGGEIDVGGKEKYIALCRKCLSEIKKQEVIL; encoded by the coding sequence ACCCATGTATTCTGGGAAAACGACAGAACTTTTATCCTTTGTTGAAATTTATAATATAGGGAGAAAAAAGACAATTGTATTTAAACCTTCTATAGATAACAGATATGGTGAAGATATTGTATCAACTCATACTGGTTTCAAAGTTAGTGCAATTAGAATATCAAAATCAAGAGAGATATTAGATTATATTAGAGATTCTATTGATGCTGTATTTGTAGATGAAATACAATTTTTTGATTTAGAATTGGTTGATGTTGTAAAAGAATTGGTTTTTAAAGGAATAGACGTATATTGTGCAGGATTAGATATTTCATATCTTGAAAATCCGTTTGAAACTACTGCAAAACTTTTGGCGATGGCTGACGAGGTAATTAAAAAGAAAGCAGTTTGTGAGAAGTGCGGCGAGCATAGGGCGACTTATTCATATAAAATAATACCTAATGGTGGAGAAATTGATGTTGGGGGTAAAGAAAAATACATAGCATTATGTAGAAAGTGTTTGAGTGAAATAAAAAAACAGGAGGTGATATTGTGA
- a CDS encoding 5'-nucleotidase C-terminal domain-containing protein has translation MRKFVILFFSVFVILGFSLDLVILHTSDLHGNILPINYATNMPSDVGLAKIATLVKQMKKMYRNVILIDSGDLIQGTPLEYYHARIDNKPIDPMILVMNKLGYSAWTLGNHEFNYGLDILNKAISEAQFPALSANILNENGEPVFKPYHIVNVGDIKVGILGLTTKFIPNWEEPKNIKGLKFEDPIAIAKKYANELRNKVDVLVVSYHGGLERDPETGEPTEELTGENQGYQLLEEVDGIDVLLLGHQHRTIATKINGVPVSMPSYWGKYVGKVVLKLEKVDGKWKIVDSSVESVSVKGVEPDTEVMSLVKPYEGKVQTWLDQPVGYAKGDFWIYDPLFARLQDNSLIEFVNKVQMYYSKAKISSTALFNNSIRGWKKGPVTLRDINAVYIYPNTLKIIKVKGKDIKDALEKSADYFVYDNYKVSVNKSWVKPKPRHYNYDMWEGISYKIVLNNPSGERIVDLMFEGKPIEMDKEYEIVLNNYRAGGGGGYLMFKGKPVVREVMMEVSELMADYILNNKEIEATVDNNWETVIKFEYIVKPGDNLWSISKRLGISMNDLIRWNGIKNPSMLKVGQKLVYYKNYIDTLPPIKEVMGF, from the coding sequence GTGAGGAAATTTGTTATTTTGTTCTTTTCGGTATTTGTTATTTTGGGATTTTCACTTGATCTAGTTATATTGCATACCAGTGATTTACATGGAAATATCTTGCCAATAAATTATGCAACAAACATGCCTTCAGATGTTGGACTTGCAAAGATTGCTACTTTAGTTAAACAAATGAAAAAAATGTATAGGAATGTTATTTTGATTGATTCGGGGGATTTAATTCAAGGTACACCACTTGAATATTATCATGCAAGGATTGACAACAAACCTATTGATCCTATGATTTTGGTGATGAACAAATTGGGGTATTCCGCTTGGACGTTAGGCAACCATGAATTTAATTATGGTTTAGATATCTTAAATAAAGCTATATCAGAAGCACAATTTCCGGCTTTGAGTGCAAATATTTTAAATGAAAATGGGGAACCTGTATTTAAACCATATCATATAGTAAATGTGGGAGATATAAAGGTTGGAATTTTGGGATTAACCACAAAGTTTATACCAAATTGGGAAGAGCCGAAAAATATTAAAGGCTTAAAGTTTGAAGATCCAATTGCTATTGCCAAAAAATATGCGAATGAATTAAGGAATAAAGTTGACGTGCTTGTGGTAAGTTATCATGGAGGATTGGAAAGAGATCCAGAAACAGGTGAACCTACAGAAGAATTAACTGGAGAAAATCAGGGATATCAATTACTAGAGGAAGTTGATGGTATTGATGTGTTATTGCTGGGACATCAGCATAGAACAATTGCAACCAAAATAAATGGAGTACCTGTTTCAATGCCCTCTTATTGGGGAAAATATGTTGGAAAAGTTGTACTAAAATTGGAAAAAGTAGATGGAAAATGGAAAATAGTAGATAGTAGTGTTGAATCGGTTTCGGTAAAAGGTGTGGAACCAGATACTGAAGTAATGTCTCTTGTAAAACCTTACGAAGGGAAGGTACAAACATGGCTTGATCAACCAGTTGGATATGCGAAGGGAGATTTTTGGATTTATGATCCATTGTTTGCAAGATTGCAAGATAATAGCTTAATAGAATTTGTAAATAAAGTGCAAATGTATTATAGTAAGGCGAAGATCTCTTCAACTGCATTGTTTAACAATAGTATAAGAGGTTGGAAAAAAGGACCTGTTACGCTAAGAGATATAAATGCAGTATATATATATCCAAATACATTGAAGATTATAAAGGTAAAAGGAAAGGATATAAAAGATGCATTAGAGAAAAGTGCAGATTATTTTGTATATGATAATTACAAGGTTTCAGTTAATAAAAGTTGGGTAAAACCAAAACCAAGACATTACAATTACGATATGTGGGAAGGAATTAGTTATAAAATAGTTTTGAATAATCCATCTGGTGAAAGAATTGTTGATCTAATGTTTGAAGGGAAACCAATTGAAATGGATAAAGAGTATGAAATTGTTTTAAATAATTACAGAGCTGGTGGCGGCGGCGGTTATTTAATGTTCAAGGGAAAACCAGTTGTCAGAGAAGTAATGATGGAAGTGTCAGAATTAATGGCAGATTATATTTTAAATAATAAGGAAATTGAGGCAACTGTAGATAATAATTGGGAAACTGTTATAAAATTTGAATATATTGTAAAACCAGGTGATAATCTTTGGAGTATTTCTAAAAGATTGGGAATTTCGATGAATGATCTTATAAGATGGAATGGTATTAAAAATCCATCTATGCTTAAAGTTGGCCAAAAGTTAGTATATTACAAAAATTACATTGATACATTGCCACCAATAAAAGAGGTTATGGGATTTTAA
- a CDS encoding Na+/H+ antiporter subunit E, translated as MNFSVFIVTYFTWVLLTGYNDISELLVGFLVSLVISVVFKRYYRIKFDGWFLVKIVKFLLIYLPIFIWEMIKANFDVAARVLNPKLPINPGFVRVKTELKKDTSRLFLANSITLTPGTLTLDVEEDTLYIHWIDVKAKSADERRRHISEKFEKILKGVFE; from the coding sequence ATGAATTTCTCAGTTTTTATTGTGACCTATTTCACATGGGTGTTGCTAACAGGTTATAACGATATTTCGGAATTGTTAGTTGGTTTTTTAGTATCACTGGTTATTTCCGTTGTATTTAAAAGGTATTATAGGATTAAGTTTGATGGTTGGTTTTTAGTGAAGATTGTAAAGTTTTTGTTAATATATCTACCTATTTTCATTTGGGAGATGATTAAAGCAAACTTTGATGTAGCAGCACGTGTTTTAAATCCGAAACTTCCTATTAATCCAGGATTTGTAAGAGTTAAAACGGAATTAAAAAAAGATACCTCAAGGCTTTTCTTGGCAAACTCAATTACATTAACTCCTGGAACTTTGACTTTAGATGTAGAAGAAGATACGTTGTATATTCACTGGATAGATGTAAAAGCAAAAAGTGCAGATGAAAGAAGAAGACATATTTC
- a CDS encoding lactate utilization protein has translation MRKEFYIWKYESLANKVADELNKKRHEVYIARNKDSALKIVLGLIPENSSVATGGSLTLTEIGLLEKLRTGNYIFYDRYSAKSTEEKYELERKAFFADYYICSANAITEKGEIALLDGNGNRVAAVIFGPKNVILVTSINKIVKDLEQARERIRYISPMNTKRLNLNTPCVQTGYCVDCASHQRICNYYTIIESGFRHPGRIKVVLVLEELGL, from the coding sequence ATGAGAAAAGAATTTTATATTTGGAAATATGAATCACTTGCCAACAAAGTTGCAGATGAACTAAATAAAAAAAGACATGAAGTATATATAGCAAGAAATAAAGATTCTGCGTTAAAAATTGTTTTAGGTTTGATACCGGAAAATTCCTCAGTTGCTACTGGTGGTTCACTTACCTTAACTGAAATTGGTTTGCTCGAAAAGCTAAGAACGGGAAATTATATCTTTTACGACAGGTATAGTGCAAAATCAACAGAAGAAAAATACGAATTAGAAAGAAAAGCATTTTTTGCAGATTATTACATATGCAGTGCAAATGCAATAACAGAAAAAGGAGAAATTGCACTCTTAGATGGAAATGGTAACAGAGTAGCAGCTGTAATTTTTGGGCCTAAAAACGTAATCTTAGTAACAAGCATAAACAAGATTGTTAAAGATTTAGAACAAGCACGAGAAAGAATTAGATACATTTCTCCCATGAATACCAAACGTTTAAATTTAAACACCCCATGTGTTCAAACGGGATATTGTGTTGATTGTGCATCCCACCAAAGGATTTGTAATTATTATACTATCATCGAATCAGGATTTAGACATCCAGGTCGAATAAAAGTAGTTCTTGTTTTAGAAGAATTAGGGTTATAA
- a CDS encoding redox-sensing transcriptional repressor Rex gives MENQKKIPKPVIKRLGLYYRCLNRLSDEGIDFVASKDIAERLGIKSSQVRKDLSYFGEFGKRGVGYNTYELMTKLEKIIGVNKYWNVIVIGAGNIGTALVNYEGLRKEKFSIIGIFDADRSKVGKKIGKLTIKHISELEDFFKKNIVEIAIIAVPENAAQMMVEKLENLGIKGFINFAPIKLRTKLPVEDVDITLSFKSLTFKIDRELK, from the coding sequence ATGGAGAATCAGAAAAAAATTCCAAAACCGGTTATTAAAAGGCTTGGGCTTTACTATAGATGCCTTAATAGGTTATCTGATGAAGGTATTGATTTTGTGGCATCAAAAGATATAGCAGAAAGACTAGGAATAAAATCTAGTCAAGTAAGAAAAGATCTTTCCTACTTTGGAGAATTTGGAAAACGAGGTGTTGGTTACAATACATATGAACTAATGACAAAGCTTGAAAAAATAATAGGTGTGAACAAGTACTGGAATGTAATAGTTATTGGTGCAGGTAACATAGGAACAGCACTTGTAAACTACGAAGGGTTAAGAAAAGAAAAGTTTAGTATCATTGGTATCTTTGATGCAGATAGGTCAAAAGTTGGTAAAAAAATTGGAAAATTAACCATTAAACATATTTCAGAACTTGAAGATTTCTTCAAAAAAAACATTGTGGAAATTGCTATTATAGCAGTCCCTGAAAACGCTGCACAAATGATGGTTGAAAAACTTGAAAATTTAGGTATAAAAGGATTTATAAATTTCGCACCAATAAAATTAAGAACAAAATTACCTGTTGAAGATGTAGATATAACTCTTTCTTTCAAGTCCCTTACATTTAAAATAGATAGAGAATTAAAATAG